From Juglans regia cultivar Chandler chromosome 6, Walnut 2.0, whole genome shotgun sequence, the proteins below share one genomic window:
- the LOC108989530 gene encoding uncharacterized protein LOC108989530: MGGAGPSKTRNEAHQKSKQKGRAVWRKLNGQTQPKLQRGPSSSAGAGPSQLKAQTGGQGPGCEDPAQRREHHSGVTPSLSFVPKSLQMVEVAQKLPTTAVEIADEVADEASQVFCAQKEFEIRENATQILPTSMEGTGLDPAKLSVRPLEISESEVGDEESEDLMHSVEDDLVLFESCDQLGLEEFSVGEDFQNFQSSNPIPLNYCFPDQASDWVLHKVKEIQHFVGINCEGYEVQFIALLTAMEAGYQ, translated from the coding sequence ATGGGGGGGGCTGGGCCTAGTAAAACCCGGAATGAGGCCCATCAAAAGAGTAAACAAAAGGGGCGGGCCGTTTGGAGGAAATTAAATGGGCAGACTCAGCCCAAGTTACAACGAGGCCCGTCCTCTTCAGCAGGGGCTGGGCCATCCCAGCTCAAGGCCCAAACGGGCGGGCAAGGACCCGGGTGTGAAGATCCAGCCCAGAGACGCGAGCATCACAGCGGTGTGACACCCAGCCTCAGCTTTGTGCCGAAAAGTCTACAGATGGTGGAGGTAGCACAGAAACTGCCGACGACAGCTGTAGAGATCGCTGACGAGGTCGCCGACGAGGCGTCACAGGTGTTCTGTGCACAGAAGGAGTTCGAAATCCGGGAAAATGCGACCCAGATTTTACCGACATCTATGGAAGGCACGGGGTTGGATCCAGCGAAGTTATCTGTCAGACCCTTAGAGATTTCTGAGTCGGAGGTTGGGGATGAGGAGTCCGAGGACCTCATGCACTCGGTGGAGGATGATTTAGTTCTCTTTGAGTCGTGTGATCAGTTGGGTTTAGAGGAATTTTCTGTGGGGGAGGATTTTCAGAATTTCCAGAGTAGCAATCCTATCCCATTGAACTATTGTTTTCCAGATCAAGCTTCAGACTGGGTATTACATAAGGTGAAAGAGATTCAACATTTTGTGGGGATTAATTGCGAGGGGTATGAAGTGCAGTTCATAGCattgttaactgctatggaagctgggTATCAATAG